Proteins encoded within one genomic window of Solea senegalensis isolate Sse05_10M linkage group LG11, IFAPA_SoseM_1, whole genome shotgun sequence:
- the foxl2l gene encoding forkhead domain-containing protein, whose translation MDAKEEKSAAEQGAQLLDLSFNLVAPAPEPKGDLTSGQLEKPPYSYVALIAMAIKDSPGGRQTLSGIYDYIVSKFPYYEKNKKGWQNSIRHNLSLNECFIKVRRESAADRKGNYWMLDSAFNEMFEKGNYRRRRRVRRPYRPPSVPYLPGNPVEYPVDPIYLQPYVNSSWSLCPPQPGSSQPTGYPSPSVISGHSRSLSPTTSFYPPSHFHHHHPPCGSCRHLPVLVPHTGYPFGGVTQPVSPDGGNVSVACNYQQYTTYAMHAEAQLTHSFNQ comes from the coding sequence ATGGAcgcaaaggaggagaagagtgcCGCCGAGCAGGGAGCGCAGCTCCTGGACCTCAGCTTCAACCTGGTCGCTCCTGCTCCAGAGCCGAAAGGTGACCTCACCTCTGGTCAGCTGGAGAAGCCGCCGTACTCGTATGTGGCTCTCATCGCCATGGCCATAAAGGACAGTCCGGGGGGGAGACAAACCCTGAGCGGAATTTACGACTACATCGTCTCCAAGTTCCCCTACTATGAGAAGAACAAGAAAGGTTGGCAGAACAGCATTAGGCACAACTTGTCTCTGAATGAGTGCTTTATCAAGGTCCGCAGGGAGAGCGCTGCTGACAGGAAGGGCAACTACTGGATGTTAGATTCTGCTTTCAATGAGATGTTCGAGAAGGGCAACTACcggcggaggaggagggtgaggagacCCTACAGACCCCCGAGTGTGCCTTACCTGCCCGGGAACCCCGTGGAGTATCCCGTGGATCCAATCTACCTGCAGCCTTACGTGAACAGCTCGTGGAGCCTGTGCCCGCCGCAGCCCGGCTCGTCCCAGCCCACGGGATACCCATCACCTTCGGTCATCAGCGGACACTCCCGCAGCTTGTCCCCGACCACCTCTTTCTATCCCCCATCCcacttccaccaccaccaccctccgtGCGGCTCCTGCCGCCACCTGCCCGTGCTGGTGCCCCACACCGGTTATCCATTTGGCGGAGTGACGCAGCCAGTGAGCCCGGACGGAGGCAACGTCTCCGTGGCATGTAACTACCAACAGTACACCACGTACGCCATGCACGCAGAGGCGCAGCTTACTCATTCGTTTAACCAGTGA